A genomic segment from Bartonella ancashensis encodes:
- a CDS encoding deoxyguanosinetriphosphate triphosphohydrolase, translating to MDISNTKNQFRSIYSTNPQTSRGRLFYENSSNIRTPFQRDRDRIIHSNAFRRLKHKTQVFITDESDHYRTRLTHSIEVSQIARTLARALYLDEDLAEAIALAHDLGHPPFGHAGEEALDELMVSYGGFDHNAQTLRIVTKLEQRYADFTGLNLTWETLEGLVKHNGPLLGSHSKNKNIPTYIMQYNADHDLELDCFAGLEAQCAAIADDIAYNAHDIDDGLRSRYLTLNQFKTVSLTAPLLNDIEEKYPQLDQTRRGYELVRKQITVMVEDVIQQAHKNLALLKPQNTNDVRRAEQAIITFSPIMALKEKQLKDFLFKNLYYHNQVLKHRNIAKHIVQKLFNCYYENQNLMPENWYDKTIHLNEKERVHLISDFLSGMTDHYALREYRRLFDRLDNFV from the coding sequence ATGGATATCAGCAACACAAAAAACCAATTTCGGTCAATATATAGCACAAATCCACAAACAAGCCGTGGAAGACTGTTTTATGAAAATTCTAGCAACATACGTACACCTTTTCAACGAGACAGAGACCGTATCATTCACTCCAATGCATTCAGACGTCTCAAACATAAAACACAAGTATTCATCACCGATGAAAGTGACCATTATCGTACTCGTCTTACCCATTCAATTGAAGTCTCTCAAATTGCACGAACACTGGCACGTGCATTATACCTCGATGAAGATCTGGCTGAAGCTATTGCCCTTGCTCACGATTTAGGACATCCTCCTTTCGGTCATGCAGGAGAAGAAGCCCTTGATGAATTAATGGTTTCTTATGGTGGTTTCGATCATAATGCACAAACGTTGCGCATAGTTACAAAACTTGAACAACGCTATGCAGATTTTACGGGGCTAAATCTTACCTGGGAAACTTTAGAAGGTCTTGTAAAGCATAATGGACCTCTTTTAGGATCGCATTCTAAAAACAAAAATATTCCTACCTATATTATGCAGTACAATGCAGATCATGATCTTGAGCTTGATTGCTTTGCTGGGTTAGAAGCACAATGTGCTGCCATTGCTGATGATATTGCTTACAATGCGCATGATATTGATGATGGTTTACGTTCACGCTATTTAACACTGAACCAATTCAAAACAGTTTCACTTACTGCTCCATTATTGAATGATATCGAAGAAAAATACCCACAACTTGATCAGACTCGGCGTGGTTATGAATTGGTGAGGAAGCAAATAACAGTCATGGTTGAAGATGTAATCCAACAGGCACACAAAAATTTAGCTCTTCTCAAGCCTCAGAATACAAATGATGTTCGTCGAGCAGAACAAGCCATTATTACTTTTTCTCCTATAATGGCTTTAAAAGAAAAGCAGCTAAAAGATTTTCTTTTCAAGAATCTTTACTACCATAATCAAGTTCTCAAACATCGTAATATAGCGAAACATATCGTACAAAAATTATTTAACTGTTATTATGAAAACCAAAATCTCATGCCAGAAAATTGGTACGACAAGACGATCCATTTAAATGAAAAAGAACGTGTGCACCTCATTTCTGATTTTTTATCGGGTATGACTGACCATTATGCTTTACGAGAATATCGGCGATTATTTGACCGACTAGACAATTTCGTTTAA
- the argS gene encoding arginine--tRNA ligase: MNVFKNFEKKIKRSIELSDIKGKNNEHLDLSKITVDPPRDPAHGDLSTNAAMVLAKSVGLSPRVLAEKILILLKNDHSIDCIDVAGPGFINIKLTQSFWYDVLKSIIESGTDYGRLTMGKGKRVNVEYVSANPTGPMHIGHCRGAVIGDVFSNLLQFADYDVTREYYINDAGQQIETLAHSVLLRYREVLGETIHKIPEGMYPGDYLIPLGQSLAQEFGDKLLAMDSDKALSIVKERAVDAMMAMIRQDLAALNICHDVFFSEKRLYASNAQAIKDTIDNLTLKNHAYRGVLSAPKGQIVENWEAHEQILFRSTDIGDDQDRVLVKSDGSYTYFAADVAYFYDKFKRHFDDMVYVLGADHSGYVKRLEAVAKAIAGDKAKLTVFLCQLVRIFRDGQPVRMSKREGSFITLHDVVKEVGPDPVRFMMLYRKCEMPLDFDLAKVTEQSKDNPIFYVQYASARCHSVLRQAQENLQTTNFSSDVTIKHLDKLSDNTEISLIRKLAEYPRIIEQAIIYKEPHRLAFYLYDLASNFHGHWNKGNDNPYLRFIKADDEELSLARLGLIQAFINVLSSGLKIIGVEALTEMH; this comes from the coding sequence ATGAATGTTTTTAAAAACTTTGAGAAAAAAATTAAAAGATCAATTGAACTATCTGATATAAAAGGAAAAAATAATGAACATTTAGATCTATCAAAGATTACAGTTGATCCTCCACGTGATCCTGCACATGGTGATCTTTCAACAAACGCTGCTATGGTTCTTGCAAAATCTGTCGGATTGAGTCCGCGTGTGCTCGCAGAAAAAATTTTAATTCTTTTAAAAAACGATCATTCTATTGACTGTATCGATGTTGCTGGCCCTGGATTCATTAATATCAAATTGACTCAATCCTTTTGGTACGATGTGCTGAAGTCGATAATTGAATCCGGTACAGATTATGGTCGCTTGACAATGGGAAAAGGCAAACGAGTTAATGTTGAGTATGTGTCCGCAAACCCAACAGGTCCAATGCATATTGGACATTGTCGAGGTGCTGTTATTGGTGACGTATTCTCTAATTTACTTCAGTTTGCTGATTATGACGTTACCAGAGAATATTATATCAATGATGCCGGTCAACAAATTGAAACTCTCGCTCATTCCGTACTGCTGCGCTATCGTGAAGTTTTAGGAGAAACGATCCATAAAATTCCAGAAGGTATGTACCCTGGTGACTATCTTATACCATTGGGGCAATCACTCGCTCAAGAGTTTGGCGACAAACTACTTGCCATGGATAGTGATAAAGCTTTATCTATCGTTAAAGAACGTGCTGTGGATGCGATGATGGCAATGATTCGTCAAGATCTTGCTGCTTTAAACATTTGCCATGACGTCTTTTTTTCAGAAAAAAGACTTTATGCCAGTAATGCACAAGCTATTAAGGATACAATTGATAATCTCACTCTTAAAAATCATGCTTATAGGGGTGTATTGTCAGCCCCTAAAGGACAAATCGTAGAAAATTGGGAAGCACATGAGCAAATCTTATTCCGCTCAACTGATATTGGTGATGATCAGGACCGAGTCTTGGTTAAATCTGATGGCTCTTATACCTACTTTGCTGCTGATGTTGCATATTTTTATGATAAATTTAAGCGCCACTTTGATGATATGGTTTACGTCTTAGGAGCTGATCATAGTGGCTACGTAAAACGACTTGAAGCGGTAGCAAAAGCAATTGCTGGAGATAAAGCAAAGTTAACTGTTTTTTTGTGCCAATTAGTTAGAATTTTTCGTGATGGCCAACCAGTGCGTATGTCTAAGAGAGAAGGCTCATTTATCACTCTTCATGATGTAGTGAAGGAAGTTGGTCCTGACCCTGTACGTTTTATGATGCTTTACCGCAAATGTGAAATGCCTCTTGATTTCGATTTAGCAAAAGTAACAGAACAATCAAAAGATAACCCCATTTTTTATGTACAATACGCAAGTGCACGTTGCCATTCTGTTCTTCGTCAAGCACAAGAAAATCTTCAGACAACCAATTTCTCAAGTGATGTTACAATTAAACATCTCGATAAACTATCAGATAACACTGAAATTTCACTGATCCGTAAATTAGCTGAATATCCACGTATTATTGAACAAGCTATCATTTACAAAGAACCACACCGTTTAGCATTTTATCTTTATGATCTTGCCTCAAATTTCCATGGGCATTGGAATAAAGGTAATGACAACCCTTATTTACGTTTTATCAAAGCTGATGATGAGGAATTGTCACTAGCTAGATTAGGATTAATTCAAGCATTTATAAATGTGCTATCATCAGGACTCAAAATTATTGGGGTAGAAGCTTTAACAGAGATGCATTAG
- a CDS encoding HesB/IscA family protein, whose translation MTVDISDSAVKRIAQILSNEPDKVALRVSVEGGGCSGFSYKYNLVHAREENDFVFEKDGAVVLIDSISLPFMEGARIDFVDDLLGQYFQIQNPNAISQCGCGVSFSI comes from the coding sequence ATGACTGTGGATATATCAGATTCGGCTGTTAAACGAATTGCACAGATACTTTCAAATGAGCCTGATAAGGTGGCATTGCGTGTTTCTGTTGAAGGAGGAGGTTGTTCAGGTTTTTCTTACAAATATAATTTAGTTCATGCGCGTGAAGAAAACGATTTCGTTTTTGAAAAAGATGGGGCTGTAGTTTTGATTGATTCGATCTCCCTTCCTTTTATGGAAGGAGCAAGGATTGATTTTGTTGATGATCTTTTAGGACAGTATTTCCAAATACAGAATCCCAATGCTATTTCACAATGCGGATGTGGTGTGAGTTTTTCAATCTAA
- a CDS encoding MFS transporter: MFFKFLCRKNNIYSLIFSGGVALHATNIYAATAILPSLIKDIGGEQYYSWAATILVVSSLISTSIATKILGATGPRNAYIIAILTFTVGTFICSLAHNMPLFLTGRLIQGFGGGFLLSLSYSIVRIVLNPPLWPRALGVISGMWGVSALLGPAIGGLTAQYSTWRAAFWIIGFLAIVFSLMVFKILPKKNKMLISELPLPITQLLVLTLLILVISVGSTMNAMTIIFSFITGIGLLFVLAKLESSSQHPMFPHKTFSLSSEFFPVYSLILIVNIVAYGLEFYLPLFFQELHKKGPLIAAYITALISLGWTCGSLLCANATKKNIRRITICSPVLIVFNMGILLRFIPTKIADTESTFVICISLFLMGISAGIAWPHLLTRILQCAQDKDVFRASESLTSIQLLSAAVGAAVAGAITNLAGLFNPGGIEGTVSAAKALFTIFTGVILFLGLPFSFYVSHKMLKKPGKY; the protein is encoded by the coding sequence ATGTTTTTTAAATTTTTATGTAGAAAAAACAATATCTACTCTTTGATATTTTCTGGTGGTGTTGCGTTACATGCTACCAATATTTACGCTGCTACGGCTATTCTTCCTTCTCTTATCAAAGATATTGGTGGTGAACAATACTACTCATGGGCAGCAACTATTCTTGTTGTATCCTCACTAATTAGCACTTCGATTGCGACCAAAATATTAGGAGCAACAGGTCCTCGTAATGCTTATATTATTGCTATTCTTACTTTTACAGTCGGCACATTTATCTGCAGCCTTGCTCACAACATGCCTCTTTTTTTAACAGGACGTCTCATTCAGGGATTTGGTGGTGGTTTCTTATTATCCCTATCATATTCCATAGTACGTATTGTTTTGAATCCACCTCTGTGGCCACGTGCATTAGGTGTTATATCTGGAATGTGGGGAGTATCAGCACTTCTGGGACCCGCTATCGGTGGCCTTACTGCACAATATAGTACATGGAGAGCTGCTTTTTGGATTATTGGATTTTTAGCAATCGTTTTTTCACTCATGGTATTTAAAATTTTGCCTAAAAAAAACAAAATGCTAATCTCAGAGCTCCCTCTTCCTATTACACAACTCCTTGTACTTACCTTGTTGATTCTGGTAATTTCTGTTGGAAGCACTATGAATGCAATGACAATAATTTTTAGTTTCATAACTGGTATAGGTCTTCTCTTTGTCTTAGCAAAACTTGAATCATCAAGCCAGCACCCCATGTTTCCTCATAAGACCTTTTCTCTTTCTTCCGAATTTTTTCCTGTCTACTCATTGATACTCATTGTAAATATCGTAGCTTATGGGTTGGAATTTTATTTGCCACTTTTTTTTCAAGAACTTCATAAAAAGGGTCCCCTTATCGCTGCTTATATAACTGCCCTGATAAGTCTTGGTTGGACATGTGGCTCCTTATTATGTGCTAACGCAACTAAAAAAAACATTCGTAGAATTACCATATGCTCTCCCGTATTAATTGTTTTTAATATGGGTATATTGCTACGCTTCATTCCAACAAAAATAGCAGACACAGAATCTACTTTTGTTATTTGCATATCGTTATTTCTCATGGGTATTAGTGCTGGTATAGCGTGGCCGCATCTGCTCACACGTATATTACAATGCGCTCAAGATAAAGACGTCTTTCGTGCAAGTGAATCTCTTACTTCTATACAACTACTCTCTGCAGCTGTGGGTGCAGCAGTAGCAGGTGCTATTACTAATCTTGCTGGCCTATTTAATCCCGGAGGAATAGAAGGAACAGTTTCTGCTGCAAAAGCTCTTTTTACGATATTTACAGGAGTTATACTTTTTCTTGGTTTGCCATTTTCCTTCTATGTCTCTCATAAAATGTTAAAAAAACCAGGCAAATATTAA
- the glpX gene encoding class II fructose-bisphosphatase — protein MLEETQTALNGLDRILTLELVRATEHAAVAAARLRGRGNEKAADQAAVDAMRKELNRLPISGTVVIGEGERDEAPMLYIGEKVGLRTGPEMDIALDPLEGTTICAKNLANSLSVIAIAEKGNLLYAPDVYMQKIAIGPGYPKDLVDIDASPSDNIFSLAKFKGASVNEITVCIMDRPRHAKLISEVRATGAAICLINDGDVAGVINTSAPDETGIDIYMGIGGAPEGVLAAAALRCTGGYMQGRLQFSTEEQITRAQKMGINDTDKVYTMEEMAKGDVLFSATGVTDGNMLSGVKFMRDYIQTETIVMRSCTGTIRNVKTRHKDQEKFR, from the coding sequence ATGCTTGAGGAAACTCAAACTGCTTTAAATGGGCTGGATCGTATTTTGACGCTTGAGTTGGTGCGTGCAACTGAACATGCTGCTGTTGCGGCTGCGCGTTTGCGGGGCCGTGGTAATGAAAAGGCAGCCGATCAAGCTGCTGTTGATGCAATGCGAAAAGAACTAAATCGCTTACCTATTAGTGGTACAGTTGTAATTGGTGAAGGTGAGCGTGATGAAGCACCCATGCTCTATATTGGAGAAAAAGTAGGACTTCGAACCGGTCCAGAGATGGATATTGCGCTTGACCCTCTTGAAGGGACTACAATTTGTGCTAAAAATCTTGCTAATTCTTTGTCAGTTATTGCCATTGCTGAAAAAGGCAATTTACTTTACGCACCGGATGTTTATATGCAAAAAATTGCTATTGGTCCTGGTTACCCAAAAGATCTGGTTGATATAGATGCTAGCCCATCGGATAATATTTTTTCTCTTGCGAAATTTAAGGGTGCTTCTGTTAATGAAATCACTGTCTGCATTATGGATCGGCCGCGTCATGCAAAATTGATCAGTGAAGTACGTGCGACAGGAGCAGCGATCTGTTTGATTAATGATGGGGATGTCGCTGGTGTCATTAATACATCAGCTCCAGATGAAACAGGTATTGATATTTATATGGGGATTGGTGGAGCTCCAGAAGGTGTTTTAGCTGCTGCTGCTTTACGCTGTACCGGTGGATATATGCAAGGGCGTTTACAGTTTAGTACAGAAGAACAAATCACTCGAGCTCAAAAAATGGGGATCAATGATACTGATAAAGTTTATACAATGGAAGAAATGGCAAAGGGTGATGTCCTATTTTCTGCAACAGGTGTAACTGATGGCAATATGTTGTCTGGTGTAAAATTTATGCGCGATTACATTCAAACAGAAACGATCGTAATGCGTTCGTGCACTGGTACGATTCGCAATGTTAAAACGCGACACAAAGATCAGGAAAAATTTAGGTAG
- a CDS encoding branched-chain amino acid aminotransferase — MTPSHLPLSFKVEKSLSPISDKKRAEILKNPGFGKFFTDHMVTIQWNEQNGWHNATVSQHKHLAISPASAVLHYAQGIFEGLKAYRTKDKRVVLFRPEANAQRFAQSAKRLVMPELPKNIFLDAIDQLVKIDEKWISSNPNASLYLRPFMFGNEGFLGVRPSQKYIFCIIASPVESFFTEMNESITVWIETEYSRTGPGGTGSAKCGSNYAVSFLAQKNALQSHCHQVLFLDMVERKWIEELGCMNICFVLANNTLITPSLKDTILAGITRNSVLKLAQQMGLTVEERPYAFESLKNDIQNKQLKEAFACGTAAIITPIGRFKYKGRELVVGDGLTGEITNKIRTELTNIQRGNIEDKNGWIRFVELS; from the coding sequence ATGACTCCTTCTCACTTACCATTAAGCTTTAAAGTAGAAAAAAGCTTATCCCCAATATCAGATAAAAAACGGGCAGAAATACTTAAGAACCCCGGTTTTGGCAAATTTTTTACAGACCATATGGTCACCATACAGTGGAACGAACAAAATGGATGGCATAATGCTACTGTTTCGCAACACAAACATTTAGCAATTAGTCCAGCAAGTGCTGTATTACATTATGCTCAGGGAATTTTTGAAGGTCTTAAAGCGTATCGCACAAAAGATAAACGCGTTGTATTGTTTCGTCCTGAAGCTAATGCCCAACGTTTTGCACAATCAGCAAAGAGACTAGTAATGCCTGAATTACCCAAAAATATTTTTTTGGATGCAATTGACCAATTAGTAAAAATTGATGAAAAATGGATTTCTAGTAATCCAAATGCTAGTCTTTACTTACGCCCATTTATGTTTGGAAATGAAGGTTTTTTAGGCGTTCGTCCCTCTCAAAAATACATTTTCTGTATTATCGCCTCTCCAGTTGAGTCATTCTTCACAGAAATGAATGAGTCTATAACCGTATGGATTGAAACAGAATATAGCCGAACAGGACCAGGCGGAACAGGCAGTGCTAAATGTGGTAGCAATTATGCAGTAAGTTTTCTTGCACAAAAAAATGCACTTCAGTCCCATTGTCATCAAGTACTCTTTCTTGACATGGTTGAACGTAAGTGGATTGAAGAACTTGGTTGCATGAACATATGCTTTGTTTTGGCAAACAATACCCTTATAACACCTTCTCTTAAGGACACTATTCTCGCTGGAATAACTCGTAATTCAGTTTTAAAATTGGCTCAACAAATGGGCTTAACAGTGGAAGAACGCCCGTATGCCTTTGAATCACTGAAAAATGATATTCAAAACAAGCAACTTAAAGAAGCGTTTGCTTGTGGCACTGCTGCTATCATTACACCGATTGGCCGTTTTAAATACAAAGGTAGAGAACTTGTTGTTGGAGATGGATTGACCGGTGAAATTACCAACAAAATTCGTACAGAACTCACCAATATCCAAAGGGGAAACATAGAAGATAAAAACGGCTGGATACGTTTCGTCGAGCTTTCATAA
- a CDS encoding NADP-dependent isocitrate dehydrogenase — translation MEKIKVENPIVEIDGDEMTRVIWQYIKDKLIHPYLDIDIEYYDLSITNRDATDDQVTIDSAHAIKKHGVGIKCATITPDKARVEEFNLKKMWRSPNGTIRNILGGVIFREPIICKNVPRLVPHWTKPIIIGRHAFGDQYKATDFKFPGKGKLSIKFVGENGHTIEHDIFDAPNAGVAMAMYNLDESIRDFARASFNYGLQRNVSVYLSTKNTILKAYDGRFKDIFQTIFETEFKTEFENRKLNYEHRLIDDMVASALKWSGGYVWACKNYDGDVQSDIIAQGFGSLGLMTSVLMTPDGKIVEAEAAHGTVTRHYRQHQKNEETSTNSIASIFAWTRGLAHRAKLDDNEKLKNFVNTLEAVCINTVEEGFMTKDLALLIGPEQKWLSTTGFLDKIDQNLKK, via the coding sequence ATGGAAAAGATCAAAGTGGAAAATCCCATTGTCGAAATCGATGGAGATGAAATGACTCGTGTCATTTGGCAATATATCAAAGATAAACTGATTCATCCCTATCTAGATATTGACATTGAATATTACGATCTTTCTATAACGAATCGAGATGCAACAGACGATCAAGTTACTATCGATTCTGCTCATGCCATCAAAAAACATGGAGTAGGTATAAAATGTGCGACAATTACTCCTGACAAAGCGCGTGTGGAAGAATTTAACTTAAAAAAAATGTGGAGATCACCAAATGGAACAATTCGTAATATCTTAGGAGGCGTCATTTTTCGCGAACCTATTATTTGCAAAAATGTCCCACGCCTTGTTCCACATTGGACAAAACCAATTATTATAGGGCGCCATGCTTTTGGTGATCAATATAAAGCAACTGACTTTAAATTTCCTGGCAAAGGAAAGCTCAGTATCAAATTTGTTGGCGAGAATGGCCACACTATTGAACATGATATTTTTGATGCCCCAAATGCAGGCGTCGCTATGGCTATGTATAACCTCGATGAATCAATCCGTGATTTTGCTCGAGCCTCTTTTAATTATGGCCTACAACGAAATGTTTCTGTTTATCTCTCTACAAAAAATACCATTTTGAAGGCTTACGATGGGCGTTTTAAAGATATTTTTCAAACGATATTTGAGACTGAATTTAAAACTGAATTTGAAAATCGTAAATTAAACTATGAACACCGCTTAATTGATGATATGGTCGCTTCTGCCTTAAAATGGTCAGGAGGCTATGTCTGGGCATGTAAAAACTACGATGGTGATGTCCAATCAGATATCATTGCCCAGGGCTTTGGATCACTCGGTCTTATGACTTCTGTCTTAATGACGCCTGATGGAAAAATTGTCGAAGCAGAAGCAGCACATGGTACGGTAACGCGCCACTATCGCCAGCACCAGAAAAATGAAGAGACCTCAACAAATTCTATTGCTTCTATCTTTGCATGGACGCGAGGACTAGCACATCGTGCAAAACTTGATGATAATGAAAAATTGAAAAATTTTGTAAATACACTGGAAGCGGTTTGTATTAATACTGTTGAAGAAGGCTTCATGACCAAAGATCTTGCTCTTTTAATCGGTCCTGAGCAGAAGTGGCTTTCGACAACGGGTTTTCTCGATAAAATTGATCAAAACCTAAAAAAATAA
- a CDS encoding SPOR domain-containing protein, which yields MSDNDRKYLQEKRKDHEEYDPLAELAQFLNQDENQEFDSLPNQESLESQNSDGSFSDGDFDFPFLDEEFENDLANKFALKNKENSQDLHPTINNQEPQRAVSFPEISSIKKNDLSSINDDEEKFLNTLSPLPIQKSEALKESSLPSGTNYFSAQSSANKKETASLMQANLQSSNNSDIQKLNKSTHNPHNHGELSSSPRFENDKVQSKQSSDRNPSPSEGELSLSPSSQLIKKMRTSSIDKEENFFSSSSVSSQDSGSLNRKNPSQEKRVFSHPDLHKKESLERESAVTQKKDGKNDARHYQDSFSNIQPSSGAIEGMKGDNFFVQKNSYNDNPHPEVDTCKLVDEVVEKIEPIMVPEVLYEAPQHNISSDKIDEEFSDIFNVGSVSENSSSQKNKAILALPLTVKSIFFPLFLKIHNMDLQIKKQVYILANPFWKFIVTYKTLIAGVTLLAILGTSFINYFRLFESSSDEAYLPFIRADNIPFKIKPEETESENDIQNNLNIYQQKDDLYKKQEVAQESLIDTSEEPKILTESQLNDSSSSLSEEFHVEDAISHALDRVIPTHEVKEVIAHSDSRKTLTSEKTYKPMESSDHSTPKQEVKTVVVNPDGTKKLVSVYSVNDYGTNRSQEKDHSHDQSSTVSHSSNVNEQELNSFVPRPFIKPSVNERKQTISRANTAVQTKMEGSQSYYVQLASQPTPELAEDSLRNLKLKFGYLIGNRILNIQPAFIEGKGTYYRVRVQTNNRNEAVSLCESIKNSGGSCFIPQ from the coding sequence ATGAGCGATAATGATCGCAAATATCTGCAAGAAAAAAGAAAAGATCATGAAGAATATGATCCATTGGCGGAGCTTGCACAATTTTTAAATCAAGATGAAAATCAAGAGTTTGACTCCTTACCAAACCAAGAATCTTTAGAATCTCAGAATTCTGATGGTTCATTTTCGGATGGTGATTTTGATTTTCCTTTTCTAGATGAAGAATTTGAAAATGACTTAGCAAATAAATTTGCACTTAAGAATAAAGAAAATTCTCAGGATTTACACCCTACTATTAACAATCAAGAACCTCAGCGAGCTGTTTCTTTTCCGGAAATTTCCTCTATAAAGAAAAATGATTTATCATCCATAAATGATGATGAAGAAAAATTTTTGAATACATTATCTCCTTTACCAATTCAAAAAAGCGAAGCTTTAAAAGAAAGTTCTTTACCCAGTGGCACCAACTATTTCTCTGCCCAAAGTAGTGCTAATAAAAAAGAAACTGCGTCTCTTATGCAAGCAAATCTGCAGTCTTCAAATAATTCAGATATTCAGAAATTAAATAAAAGTACTCACAATCCTCACAATCATGGTGAATTATCTAGTTCTCCACGTTTTGAAAATGATAAAGTGCAATCTAAACAGAGTAGCGATAGGAATCCATCTCCTTCTGAAGGTGAACTTTCTCTTTCTCCATCTTCTCAGTTAATAAAAAAAATGAGGACTTCCTCTATCGATAAAGAAGAAAACTTTTTTTCATCATCTTCTGTTTCATCACAAGATAGTGGATCACTTAACCGGAAGAATCCTTCTCAAGAAAAACGCGTTTTTTCTCATCCAGATTTGCACAAAAAAGAATCATTAGAACGGGAATCTGCTGTCACCCAAAAGAAAGATGGTAAAAATGATGCCCGACATTATCAGGATAGCTTCAGTAATATACAACCTTCATCAGGAGCAATTGAGGGTATGAAAGGAGATAATTTTTTCGTACAAAAGAATTCCTACAATGATAATCCTCATCCAGAAGTTGATACGTGTAAGCTTGTAGATGAAGTCGTAGAAAAAATTGAACCTATAATGGTTCCTGAAGTTTTATATGAAGCACCCCAACACAATATTTCCTCTGATAAGATTGACGAAGAATTTTCTGATATATTTAATGTAGGAAGTGTTTCAGAAAATTCTTCTTCACAAAAAAACAAAGCGATTTTAGCCCTTCCATTGACAGTAAAGAGCATTTTTTTTCCTCTCTTCCTGAAGATCCACAATATGGATTTGCAGATAAAAAAACAAGTTTATATATTAGCTAATCCTTTTTGGAAGTTTATCGTTACATATAAAACTCTTATTGCTGGTGTTACTCTTCTTGCCATACTAGGAACTTCTTTTATTAATTATTTCCGCCTCTTTGAATCATCAAGTGACGAGGCATATTTACCTTTTATACGAGCGGATAATATACCGTTTAAGATAAAACCAGAAGAGACAGAATCTGAAAATGACATCCAGAACAATTTAAATATTTATCAGCAAAAAGATGACCTCTATAAGAAACAAGAGGTAGCACAAGAATCTCTTATTGATACCTCCGAAGAGCCTAAAATTTTAACTGAATCACAACTCAATGATTCTTCTTCATCCCTCTCTGAGGAATTCCATGTGGAAGATGCAATATCGCATGCGCTTGATCGTGTTATTCCGACACATGAAGTTAAAGAAGTCATCGCGCATTCAGATAGCAGAAAAACATTAACTTCAGAAAAAACATATAAGCCAATGGAATCTTCTGATCATTCCACGCCAAAACAGGAAGTTAAAACCGTTGTTGTAAATCCAGATGGCACAAAAAAACTGGTATCAGTATACTCTGTAAATGACTATGGAACGAATAGATCTCAAGAGAAAGATCATTCTCATGATCAATCTTCAACTGTTTCACATTCTTCCAATGTCAATGAACAAGAGCTTAATTCTTTTGTACCAAGACCTTTTATTAAGCCAAGTGTAAATGAACGGAAACAAACCATTTCTAGAGCAAATACAGCCGTGCAAACAAAAATGGAAGGTTCTCAAAGTTACTACGTGCAACTTGCATCTCAACCAACACCTGAACTCGCTGAAGATTCTTTGAGAAATTTAAAACTCAAATTTGGTTATCTTATCGGCAATCGCATTCTAAATATTCAGCCTGCTTTTATAGAAGGGAAAGGAACTTATTACCGTGTTCGTGTTCAAACTAACAATCGTAATGAAGCTGTAAGCCTTTGTGAAAGCATAAAAAATTCTGGAGGCAGCTGTTTCATCCCCCAATAA